From one Corvus cornix cornix isolate S_Up_H32 chromosome 21, ASM73873v5, whole genome shotgun sequence genomic stretch:
- the LOC104693302 gene encoding uncharacterized protein LOC104693302 isoform X2 — protein MDGSGAAAPAGPNLPNLTPRHRQLIPTPCGPIKPCSELSFPVKIYFCVTILSLLSVIGLTIETLVRQTEEDFTISFIQLVGVVFCVYYVTRGILQENRQELIVFVLSILLVMLRSIINFTVLPAEQKPKLLARFVLILLVGSFDVICAIILIQSQSMMAFRVGGALESLQAQYFMLNLCFSMLTFDLQAQLCLCILLISLHEVTLLHNIISATGVVWGCLKVTVGIIAILKELKPLVWVFLIQNVPEVVYLIYLLYTCFLPMEGSTPEPSPCPPCSSQRVKSHQELLTKDLQSGWR, from the exons ATGGACGGCAG CggcgccgcggccccggcggggccgAACCTGCCCAACCTCACCCCGCGGCACCGGCAGCTCATCCCCACGCCCTGCGGCCCT ATAAAACCATGCTCAGAGCTCTCATTCCCTGTGAAGATCTACTTCTGTGTCACTATTTTGTCCCTGCTGAGTGTCATAGGGCTGACCATAGAGACACTGGTCCGCCAGACTGAGGAGGATTTCACCATTTCCTTTATTCAGCTGGTTGGAGTTG tgTTCTGTGTGTATTATGTGACCAGGGGCATCCTGCAGGAGAACCGCCAGGAGCTCATTGTCTTCGTGCTCTCCATCCTGCTCGTGATGCTCCGCTCCATCATCAACTTCACCGTGCTCCCTGCTGAGCAGAAGCCAAAACTCCTG gcCCGTTTCGTgctgatcctgctggtgggcTCCTTCGATGTGATCTGTGCCATCATCCTCATCCAGAGCCAGTCCATGATGGCATTCCGGGTGGGAGGTGCCCTGGAGAGCCTCCAGGCCCAGTACTTCATGCTCAAcctctgcttttccatgctCACTTTTGATCTGCAGGCACAG ctgtgcctgtgcatcCTCCTGATCAGCCTGCACGAGGTCACCCTGCTGCACAACATCATCTCAGCCACGGGCGTCGTGTGGGGCTGCCTGAAGGTCACCGTGGGCATCATTGCA attttaaaaGAGCTGAAGCCTCTGGTGTGGGTTTTTCTGATTCAGAATGTGCCTGAGGTGGTTTATCTCATCTACCTGCTCTACACG TGTTTTCTTCCTATGGAAGGATCGACTCCTGAGCCCTCCCCGTGCCCCccctgcagctctcagagaGTGAAGTCACACCAGGAACTCCTGACCAAGGACCTGCAGTCAGGGTGGAGGTAA
- the LOC104693302 gene encoding uncharacterized protein LOC104693302 isoform X1 has translation MDGSGAAAPAGPNLPNLTPRHRQLIPTPCGPIKPCSELSFPVKIYFCVTILSLLSVIGLTIETLVRQTEEDFTISFIQLVGVVFCVYYVTRGILQENRQELIVFVLSILLVMLRSIINFTVLPAEQKPKLLARFVLILLVGSFDVICAIILIQSQSMMAFRVGGALESLQAQYFMLNLCFSMLTFDLQAQLCLCILLISLHEVTLLHNIISATGVVWGCLKVTVGIIAILKELKPLVWVFLIQNVPEVVYLIYLLYTVIREWGKGNSYTLEAAFITGSCISVTIKSVLFWALVHVYRSFGQGLRERMFSSYGRIDS, from the exons ATGGACGGCAG CggcgccgcggccccggcggggccgAACCTGCCCAACCTCACCCCGCGGCACCGGCAGCTCATCCCCACGCCCTGCGGCCCT ATAAAACCATGCTCAGAGCTCTCATTCCCTGTGAAGATCTACTTCTGTGTCACTATTTTGTCCCTGCTGAGTGTCATAGGGCTGACCATAGAGACACTGGTCCGCCAGACTGAGGAGGATTTCACCATTTCCTTTATTCAGCTGGTTGGAGTTG tgTTCTGTGTGTATTATGTGACCAGGGGCATCCTGCAGGAGAACCGCCAGGAGCTCATTGTCTTCGTGCTCTCCATCCTGCTCGTGATGCTCCGCTCCATCATCAACTTCACCGTGCTCCCTGCTGAGCAGAAGCCAAAACTCCTG gcCCGTTTCGTgctgatcctgctggtgggcTCCTTCGATGTGATCTGTGCCATCATCCTCATCCAGAGCCAGTCCATGATGGCATTCCGGGTGGGAGGTGCCCTGGAGAGCCTCCAGGCCCAGTACTTCATGCTCAAcctctgcttttccatgctCACTTTTGATCTGCAGGCACAG ctgtgcctgtgcatcCTCCTGATCAGCCTGCACGAGGTCACCCTGCTGCACAACATCATCTCAGCCACGGGCGTCGTGTGGGGCTGCCTGAAGGTCACCGTGGGCATCATTGCA attttaaaaGAGCTGAAGCCTCTGGTGTGGGTTTTTCTGATTCAGAATGTGCCTGAGGTGGTTTATCTCATCTACCTGCTCTACACG GTGATAAGGGAGTGGGGCAAAGGCAATTCTTACACCCTGGAAGCTGCTTTCATCACTGGCTCCTGCATTTCTGTCACAATAAAATCTGTTCTGTTCTGGGCTCTGGTTCACGTCTACCGCAGCTTtgggcaggggctgagggagaGAA TGTTTTCTTCCTATGGAAGGATCGACTCCTGA
- the LOC104693303 gene encoding solute carrier family 35 member E2A-like, translating to MSAVTSAPTPEAPSPTPLKEKPKGKSLFQLGSLFANRSEKFVIARSDSLPEENVLKITITETTVIESDLGIWNSHALIYLTLWFFFSFCTLFLNKYILSLLEGEPSMLGAVQMLSTTFIGCIKMFVPCCLYQHKTRISYPPNFIMIMLFVGLMRFATVVLGLVSLKNVAVSFAETVKSSAPIFTVIMSRMILGEYTGLLVNLSLIPVMGGLALCTATEISFNILGFSAALSTNIMDCLQNVFSKKLLSGDKYRFSAPELQFYTSAAAVVMLIPAWIFFMDVPVIGKSGRSFSYNQDIVFLLLIDGVLFHLQSVTAYALMGKISPVTFSVASTVKHALSIWLSIIVFGNKITSLSAVGTVLVTVGVLLYNKAKQHQQETLHSLAMAPQPPPGPTEDTEPLIPKDLEPYD from the exons ATGTCGGCTGTGACAAGTGCCCCGACACCGGAGGCCCCGAGTCCAACCCCGCTGAAGGAGAAGCCAAAGGGAAAATCCCTGTTCCAGCTGGGCTCACTCTTTGCTAACAGGAGTGAGAAGTTTGTGATTGCTCGTAGTGACAGCTTGCCAGAGGAGAACGTCCTGAAAATCACAATCACAGAGACCACGGTCATTGAGTCCGACCTGGGCATCTGGAATTCCCACGCTCTCATCTACCTcactttgtggtttttcttcagcttttgcaCTCTGTTCCTTAACAAATACATTCTGTCCTTGCTGGAGGGAGAGCCCAGCATGCTAG GTGCTGTTCAAATGCTTTCAACCACCTTCATTGGCTGCATCAAAATGTTTGTCCCGTGCTGTCTGTACCAGCACAAAACCCGCATCTCCTACCCCCCTAACTTCATCATGATAATGCTCTTTGTTGGATTAATGAG ATTTGCAACAGTGGTCCTGGGCCTGGTCAGCTTGAAGAATGTGGCAGTTTCATTTGCAGAAACTGTGAAAAGCTCTGCTCCTATTTTCACTGTCATCATGTCTCGGATGATATTGGGGGAATACACTG ggTTGCTGGTGAATCTCTCCCTGATCCCTGTGATGGGAGGGCTGGCTCTGTGCACAGCCACTGAAATCAGCTTCAACATCCTGGGCTTCTCAGCAGCTCTCTCCACCAACATCATGGACTG tttgcAAAACGTCTTTTCCAAAAAACTGCTCAGTGgagataaatacagattttc AGCCCCAGAGCTTCAGTTCTAcacaagtgctgctgctgtggttatGCTTATTCCAGCTTGGATATTTTTCATG GATGTGCCTGTGATTGGGAAAAGTGGGAGGAGCTTCAGCTACAACCAGGATATTGTCTTTCTCCTCCTGATAGATGGAGTCCTGTTCCACCTGCAGAGTGTCACAGCCTATGCCTTGATGGGGAAAATTTCTCCTGTGACTTTCAG CGTTGCCAGCACTGTCAAACACGCCCTGTCCATCTGGCTCAGCATCATCGTGTTTGGGAACAAGATCACGAGCCTGTCAGCTGTTGGCACTGTCCTGGTCACCGTGGGGGTCCTGCTCTACAACAAAGCcaagcagcaccagcaggagaccctgcacagcctggccaTGGCCCCACAGCCCCCGCCAGGGCCCACTGAGGACACCGAGCCGCTGATCCCCAAGGATTTGGAACCCTATGATTAA